One Aegilops tauschii subsp. strangulata cultivar AL8/78 chromosome 7, Aet v6.0, whole genome shotgun sequence genomic window carries:
- the LOC109779202 gene encoding sucrose synthase 1, protein MGEAAGDRVLSRLHSVRERIGDSLSAHPNELVAVFTRLVNLGNGMLQSHQIIAEYNTAIPEAEREKLKDGAFEDVLRAAQEAIVISPWVALAIRPRPGVWEYVRVNVSELAVEELSVPEYLQFKEQLVEGSNKDFVLELDFEPFNASFPRPSLSKSIGNGVQFLNRHLSSKLFHDKESMYPLLNFLRAHNYKGMTMMLNDRIRSLSALQGALRKAEEHLSGLPADTPYSDFHHRFQELGLEKGWGDCAKRAQETLHLLLDLLEAPDPSTLEKFLGTIPMVFNVVILSPHGYFAQANVLGYPDTGGQVVYILDQVRAMENEMLLRIKQQGLDITPRILIVTRLLPDATGTTCGQRLEKVLGTEHTHILRVPFRTESGIVRKWISRFEVWPYLETFTEDVAHEISGELQANPDLIIGNYSDGNLVACLLAHKMGVTHCTIAHALEKTKYPNSDLYWKKFEDHYHFSCQFTTDLIAMNHADFIITSTFQEIAGNKDTVGQYESHMAFTMPGMYRVVHGIDVFDPKFNIVSPGADMSIYFPYSESQRRLTSLHPEIEELLYSDVDNNEHKYVLKDRNKPIIFSMARLDRVKNLTGLVELYGKNPRLQELVNLVVVCGDHGNPSKDKEEQAEFKKMFDLIEQYNLNGHVRWISAQMNRVRNAELYRYICDTKGAFVQPAFYEAFGLTVIEAMTCGLPTFATAYGGPAEIIVNGVSGYHIDPYQGDKASTLLVEFFEKCQVDPSHWTKISQGGLQRIEEKYTWKLYSERLMTLTGVYGFWKYVSNLERRETRRYLEMLYALKYRTMASTVPLAVEGESASK, encoded by the exons ATGGGGGAAGCCGCCGGCGACCGCGTCCTCAGCCGCCTCCACAGCGTCAGGGAGCGCATCGGCGACTCCCTCTCCGCGCACCCcaacgagctcgtcgccgtcttcACCAG GTTGGTCAACCTTGGAAATGGAATGCTGCAGTCCCACCAGATCATCGCTGAGTACAACACCGCGATCCCTGAGGCAGAGCGCGAGAAGCTCAAGGATGGCGCCTTTGAGGATGTGCTCAGGGCAGCGCAG GAGGCGATCGTCATCTCGCCGTGGGTCGCGCTTGCCATCCGTCCAAGGCCTGGTGTCTGGGAGTATGTGAGGGTCAATGTGAGTGAGCTCGCTGTCGAGGAGTTGAGCGTCCCTGAGTACCTGCAGTTCAAGGAACAGCTTGTTGAAGGAAG CAACAAGGACTTTGTGCTTGAGCTTGACTTTGAGCCATTCAATGCCTCCTTCCCTCGCCCTTCCCTGTCCAAGTCCATCGGCAACGGCGTGCAGTTCCTCAACAGGCACCTGTCATCGAAGCTCTTCCATGACAAGGAGAGCATGTACCCCTTGCTCAACTTCCTCCGCGCACACAACTACAAGGGCATG ACTATGATGCTGAACGACAGAATCCGCAGCCTCAGTGCTCTCCAGGGAGCTCTGAGGAAGGCCGAGGAGCATTTGTCTGGTCTCCCAGCAGACACTCCATACTCGGACTTCCACCACAG GTTCCAAGAACTTGGCCTGGAGAAGGGTTGGGGTGACTGCGCCAAGCGTGCGCAGGAGACCCTTCACCTGCTCCTCGACCTTCTCGAGGCTCCCGACCCGTCCACGCTCGAAAAGTTCCTTGGCACAATCCCGATGGTGTTCAATGTTGTCATCCTGTCGCCGCACGGCTACTTTGCCCAAGCCAATGTCTTGGGGTACCCTGACACCGGAGGCCAG GTTGTCTACATTCTGGATCAAGTCCGTGCTATGGAGAACGAGATGCTGCTGAGGATCAAGCAGCAAGGCCTCGACATCACACCACGGATCCTTATT GTCACCAGGCTTCTCCCTGATGCAACCGGCACGACCTGCGGTCAGCGTCTTGAGAAGGTCCTCGGTACAGAGCACACCCACATCCTCCGTGTGCCATTCAGAACTGAAAGTGGAATTGTTCGCAAGTGGATCTCTCGTTTTGAAGTCTGGCCGTACCTGGAGACTTTCACTGAA GATGTGGCTCACGAGATTTCCGGAGAGCTCCAGGCCAATCCTGACCTGATCATCGGAAACTACAGCGACGGAAACCTTGTTGCGTGCCTGCTTGCACACAAGATGGGAGTTACTCAT TGTACCATTGCACACGCGCTTGAGAAAACCAAGTACCCCAACTCTGACCTCTACTGGAAGAAGTTTGAGGACCACTACCACTTCTCATGCCAGTTCACTACCGATCTGATTGCGATGAACCATGCTGACTTCATCATCACAAGCACCTTCCAAGAGATTGCTGGAAA CAAGGACACCGTTGGTCAGTACGAGTCTCACATGGCATTCACAATGCCTGGGATGTACCGTGTTGTCCATGGTATCGATGTTTTTGACCCCAAGTTTAACATAGTCTCACCTGGTGCGGACATGTCCATCTACTTCCCATACTCCGAGTCACAGAGGAGGCTCACCTCCCTCCACCCAGAGATCGAGGAGCTGCTCTACAGCGATGTTGACAACAATGAACACAA GTATGTGCTCAAGGACAGGAACAAGCCAATCATCTTCTCGATGGCTCGTTTGGACCGTGTCAAGAACTTGACTGGTCTGGTTGAGCTGTATGGCAAGAACCCTCGCCTGCAGGAACTTGTTAACCTTGTGGTTGTCTGTGGTGACCATGGCAATCCATCAAAGGACAAGGAGGAGCAGGCTGAGTTCAAGAAGATGTTTGACCTTATTGAGCAGTACAACCTGAATGGCCATGTCCGCTGGATCTCAGCCCAGATGAACCGTGTCCGTAATGCTGAGCTCTACCGTTACATCTGTGACACCAAGGGTGCCTTTGTGCAG CCTGCTTTCTATGAGGCTTTTGGGCTTACTGTCATCGAGGCCATGACCTGCGGTCTTCCTACCTTTGCAACTGCATATGGTGGTCCTGCTGAGATCATCGTGAATGGTGTGTCCGGCTACCACATTGATCCCTACCAGGGTGACAAGGCCTCCACTCTGCTTGTTGAGTTCTTTGAGAAGTGCCAGGTTGACCCCAGCCACTGGACCAAGATTTCACAGGGCGGGCTTCAGCGTATTGAGGAGAA ATACACCTGGAAGCTTTACTCTGAGAGGCTCATGACCCTCACTGGGGTGTATGGGTTCTGGAAGTACGTCTCCAACCTTGAGAGGCGCGAGACCCGCCGCTACCTTGAGATGCTGTACGCCCTCAAGTACCGCACCATGGCCAGCACTGTTCCGCTAGCTGTTGAGGGAGAATCAGCAAGCAAGTGA